A single window of Granulicella mallensis MP5ACTX8 DNA harbors:
- a CDS encoding MogA/MoaB family molybdenum cofactor biosynthesis protein: MALPADLTGRTAVVLTASDRCFAGTQTDLSGPVIAQLLTEAGAKVLAMQVVPDELSDITAALRQAAGQAALIVTTGGTGLAARDVTPEATLAVCDRLVPGLAELIRQDGARHTPFAALSRGVCGVARKALILNLPGSPSGAESSLRAVLPVLPHALDLLAGNTAHEG; encoded by the coding sequence ATGGCTCTCCCCGCTGACCTCACCGGACGTACCGCCGTCGTTCTTACCGCCAGTGACCGCTGCTTTGCCGGAACACAGACCGATCTCTCCGGGCCGGTGATCGCACAACTGCTGACAGAGGCTGGTGCCAAGGTACTGGCGATGCAGGTCGTCCCCGATGAGTTGTCAGATATCACCGCAGCCCTGCGCCAGGCAGCCGGACAGGCCGCTCTAATCGTCACCACTGGCGGAACGGGCCTCGCTGCCCGCGATGTGACACCAGAGGCCACGCTGGCCGTCTGCGACCGCCTGGTCCCAGGTCTGGCGGAGCTGATCCGCCAGGATGGCGCCCGGCACACGCCGTTCGCGGCGCTGAGCCGCGGGGTCTGCGGCGTTGCGCGTAAAGCCTTGATTCTCAACCTGCCCGGAAGCCCTTCCGGGGCAGAGAGTTCGCTGCGCGCGGTGCTTCCGGTCTTGCCGCACGCCCTCGATCTATTGGCCGGAAACACGGCACATGAAGGCTGA
- a CDS encoding YqaA family protein yields MIIGPLALLHKVSTTLLAVMKPLGIWGVGGLAFIDSALIPIPVSMDGVIIGYVATNHSLFFVYCLIAAVASAIGSLVPFYIGRAGGELVLLKRINRERYEKIRDRFERQEFFAIMIPAMLPPPTPLKLFEFAAGVFEMKPITFVLAIFTGKFVQFLICSLLTIWFGPKLVHTMHGMLHRHLSVMIGIAIGALLILLFYITRKIFDRRKGENLPSEDAGE; encoded by the coding sequence GTGATCATTGGACCTCTTGCACTTCTGCACAAAGTCTCGACCACCTTGCTGGCCGTAATGAAACCCCTCGGCATCTGGGGTGTCGGCGGGCTTGCGTTTATCGACTCCGCCCTGATTCCGATCCCGGTCTCGATGGACGGCGTGATCATCGGCTACGTCGCCACCAACCACAGCCTCTTCTTCGTCTACTGCCTGATTGCGGCAGTGGCTTCGGCGATCGGGTCGCTGGTTCCCTTCTACATCGGGCGCGCGGGCGGCGAGCTGGTATTGCTCAAGCGCATCAACCGCGAACGCTACGAGAAGATTCGCGACCGCTTCGAGCGCCAGGAGTTCTTCGCCATCATGATCCCGGCGATGCTCCCACCCCCGACCCCGCTGAAGCTGTTCGAGTTCGCCGCAGGCGTCTTCGAGATGAAGCCCATCACCTTCGTGCTGGCCATCTTCACCGGCAAGTTCGTGCAATTCCTCATCTGCTCTCTGCTGACAATCTGGTTCGGCCCCAAGCTGGTGCATACCATGCACGGTATGTTGCATCGCCATCTGAGCGTGATGATCGGCATAGCCATCGGCGCGCTGTTGATCCTGCTGTTCTACATCACCCGCAAGATCTTCGATCGTCGCAAGGGTGAGAATCTGCCGTCGGAAGACGCTGGCGAATAG
- a CDS encoding trypsin-like peptidase domain-containing protein → MQLSRSILPALVVCGLLSLSQAAHAGNKKVFVDSTPEGAQVELNGSITCTTPCTINFPSAFFGKKHTAFGKYLDEPVIIRLTKEGFVPKDAHLVTGPHHWSSLNGQNHFNYYYFSDDHFNVSLTPVQTFVEQGAPVAAAEELPIEQIVYDSLPAIVQIHAGQFSGSGFFITSAGLVATNAHVVEGQPSVTVITPDGKPLSSNSIYVDHDRDLALIKVDAHDVPFLALSPALPMQGAEVIAIGTPGINDVAGVGLLPNSVSKGIVSGIRTFSEDTIANAPGRAGTWIQMDTTINHGNSGGPLINRAGLVVGINTLGFAGTGTPGINFALSAKELAGIVHERLGITLGPKADSTRHSDQAATGKISILSTPDGADIEIDGVFLGNTPSDLSVEAGKRVIRITKKGYQPYERTLQVQPNGSQRISAELDPVTTP, encoded by the coding sequence ATGCAACTTTCACGCAGCATTTTGCCCGCTCTCGTTGTGTGCGGACTTCTCTCGTTAAGCCAGGCGGCTCATGCCGGCAATAAAAAAGTATTCGTTGACTCAACCCCTGAAGGCGCCCAGGTTGAATTGAATGGAAGCATTACCTGTACTACCCCCTGCACAATCAATTTCCCCAGCGCTTTCTTCGGGAAAAAGCATACAGCCTTTGGCAAGTATTTGGACGAGCCCGTCATCATACGACTGACTAAAGAAGGCTTCGTCCCGAAGGACGCACACCTGGTTACGGGCCCCCATCACTGGTCGAGTCTGAACGGCCAAAATCACTTCAACTACTACTACTTCTCCGACGACCATTTCAATGTTTCGCTAACTCCTGTTCAAACGTTTGTAGAACAGGGAGCACCAGTCGCCGCCGCCGAAGAACTGCCTATCGAACAGATCGTCTATGACTCGCTGCCGGCAATCGTGCAAATTCATGCCGGACAATTCAGTGGAAGCGGCTTCTTCATCACTTCCGCGGGGTTGGTAGCCACGAATGCACATGTTGTCGAAGGCCAACCGTCCGTAACGGTGATCACACCCGACGGGAAGCCCCTTTCGAGTAACAGCATCTATGTCGACCATGACCGTGATTTAGCTTTAATCAAAGTGGACGCCCATGATGTTCCCTTCCTCGCTCTGTCCCCCGCGCTGCCCATGCAGGGAGCCGAGGTCATCGCCATAGGAACTCCGGGGATCAACGACGTAGCAGGAGTGGGTCTGCTGCCGAACTCCGTCAGCAAAGGAATTGTAAGCGGGATTCGAACCTTCTCCGAGGACACGATCGCCAACGCTCCAGGCCGCGCCGGGACATGGATCCAGATGGATACGACGATCAACCACGGCAACTCCGGCGGCCCACTCATCAATCGAGCAGGCCTCGTAGTAGGCATCAACACTTTGGGCTTTGCGGGCACAGGCACACCGGGAATCAACTTCGCCCTCTCCGCGAAGGAGTTAGCGGGCATCGTTCATGAACGGCTGGGAATCACGCTCGGACCAAAGGCGGATTCCACCCGGCACTCCGATCAGGCGGCAACAGGAAAGATCTCCATCCTCTCCACACCGGACGGAGCCGATATCGAAATCGACGGCGTATTCCTAGGCAATACTCCTTCGGATCTATCGGTTGAAGCTGGGAAGAGAGTCATCAGGATTACCAAGAAGGGGTATCAACCGTACGAACGCACCCTTCAAGTACAACCCAATGGTTCGCAGAGAATCTCGGCAGAGCTTGATCCGGTTACTACTCCATGA